From a region of the Corythoichthys intestinalis isolate RoL2023-P3 chromosome 7, ASM3026506v1, whole genome shotgun sequence genome:
- the pycr3 gene encoding pyrroline-5-carboxylate reductase 3 isoform X2 produces MESLYHEEEIVRSPEIKEESETYPTFRIGFIGAGNMAFGIVKGILSGNVLPTNVKVSAPSQRNLGRFQELNISTTHSNTDVASSSDVIFVAVKPHLVPTILSEISQHITDRHIIVSVAAGVTLATLEELLPPGSRVIRLMPNLPCVVLQGALLFARGTHAKQEHGALLHSLLHCCGLVEEGPEAWIDIHTGLSGSGVAFVYLFAEALAEGAVKMGMPSALAHRIASQTVLGAGHLLRDSNKHPAQLRSEVCTPGGTTIYGLHALEQGGVRASTMTAVESATERARELGRKSAALESMK; encoded by the exons atggaatcgctCTATCATGAAGAAGAAATTGTGAGATCGCCAGAG ATTAAAGAGGAATCTGAGACTTACCCTACGTTTCGGATTGGCTTCATTGGCGCAGGAAACATGGCTTTTGGCATTGTGAAGGGCATCTTGTCTG ggAATGTTCTTCCTACAAATGTCAAAGTGAGTGCACCATCTCAGAGGAACCTTGGACGCTTTCAG GAGCTGAACATTTCAACAACTCATTCCAACACAGATGTTGCCAGCAGTTCAGATGTTATCTTTGTAGCGGTCAAACCTCATCTAGTTCCAActattctcagtgagatctcgcAGCACATCACGGACAGACACATAATTGTGTCCGTCGCAGCAGGAGTTACTCTAGCAACATTAGAGGAG CTCCTGCCACctggttcacgtgtcatcaggtTGATGCCAAATCTACCATGTGTGGTTCTTCAAGGTGCACTCTTATTTGCACGGGGGACTCATGCTAAACAAGAGCATGGTGCCCTTTTACACTCCTTGTTGCATTGCTGTGGTTTGGTGGAGGAAGGACCTGAGGCCTGGATTGACATCCATACTGGACTAAGCGGGAGTGGAGTTGCTTTT GTATACCTGTTTGCAGAGGCGCTGGCAGAAGGAGCAGTTAAAATGGGCATGCCCAGTGCTCTAGCCCACAGGATTGCATCGCAAACTGTTCTG GGTGCTGGTCATTTATTACGTGACTCGAATAAGCATCCAGCTCAGCTTCGTTCTGAGGTCTGCACCCCAGGTGGGACAACCATCTATGGACTTCACGCTCTGGAACAAGGAGGTGTGAGAGCATCAACCATGACTGCTGTGGAATCTGCAACTGAGAGAGCAAGGGAGCTCGGCCGAAAGTCTGCAGCACTAGAAAGTATGAAATAG